Below is a window of Streptomyces sp. ITFR-16 DNA.
CCGTACGCCCTGCACGCCCAGGCCGCCCGCCGCGCGCTCGCCGACTCGGGCCTGGACCGGTCCGTCGTGGACGGCTTCGCCTCCGCCGGTCTGGGCACGCTCGCCCCGGTCGAGGTCGCCGAGTATCTGGGGCTGAAACCCACCTGGGTGGACTCCACCTCGGTGGGCGGGTCGACCTGGGAGGTGATGGCGGCCCATGCGGCGGACGCCATCGCGGCGGGCCGGGCCGACGCCGTCCTGCTGGTGTACGGATCGACGGCGCGGGCGGACATCAGGGCGGGCCGGCGCACCTCCAGCCTGTCCTTCGGGGCGCGGGGCCCACTGCAGTTCGAGGTGCCGTACGGGCACTCGCTGATCGCCAAGTACGCGATGGCCGCCCGCCGCCACATGCACGCGTACGGCACCACGCCGGAGCAGCTGGCCGAGGTGGCGGTGCAGGCCAGGGCGAACGCGGCGGCCAACCCGGACGCGATGTTCCGCACCCCGCTCACGGTGGACGAGGTGCTGTCCGGGCCGATGATCGCGGACCCCTTCACCAAGCTGCACTGCTGCATCCGCAGCGACGGCGGCTGCGCGGTGCTGCTGGCAGCCGAGGAGTACGTCCCGGACACGGCGAAGGGCCCCGTCTGGATCCTGGGCACCGGCGAGCACGTCTCGCACTCCGCCATGTCGGAGTGGGACGACTTCACGGTCTCCCCCGCCGCCGTCTCGGGCCGCCTCGCCTTCGCACGGGCGGGGGTGCGCCCGTCCGACATCGACCTGGCCGAGATCTACGACGCCTTCACCTATATGACCCTGGTGACGCTGGAGGACCTGGGGTTCTGCGCCAAGGGCGAGGGCGGCGCGTTCATGGAGAAGGGCCGCACGGGCCTCACGGGCGAACTCCCGGTCAACACGGACGGCGGCGGCCTCTCCGCCTGCCACCCCGGCATGCGCGGCCTGTTCCTGCTGGTGGAGGCGGTACGCCAACTGCGCGGCGAGGCCGGCGCCCGCCAGGTCCGCAAGCCGGGCGGCCGCCTCCCGGAACTGGCGGTGGCCTCGGGCACGGGCGGCTGGTTCTGCTCGTCGGGGACGGTGGTGCTGGGACGGGGCTGAGGCGGGGCCCCGCCCTCGCCCCGGGCGCGGTCCCTCGCCCCGGCACGGGCCGCGGCTGCTGCAATAGCCCCATGAGCGACACACACGAGAGCTTCCTCGGACTCCTCCACGCCCAGCGCGTCTGGGACGTCGACCTCCCGGTCTTCGATCCGGCCGCCGCGCCCGACGCGCCCCTCCCCCTCTTCCACGCCTGGTTCGCCGAGGCCGTGGCCGCCGGGCAGGCCGAGCCGCACGCGATGACCCTGGCCACTGCGGACGCCGAGGGGCTGCCCGACGTACGGACCCTGATGCTGCACGACGCGGACGCGCGCGGCTGGCACTTCGCCACGCACTCCACCAGCGCGAAGGGCCGCCAGCTTGCCGCCCGCCCGTACGGAGCGCTCGGGTTCTACTGGCCGGCGCAGGGGCGGCAGGTACGGGTGCGGGGGCCGGTCACCGTGTGCTCCCCGGCCGAGAGCCGGGCCGATCTGCACGCCCGCTCGACCGGGGCGCTGGCCTCGGCCCTGGTGGGCCGCCAGAGCGAGGTCCTGGGCGCGGTCGCGGACCTCGACCGCGCCTCGGACGCGGCCTGGGACCGGGCCCGGGTCGAACCGGACGCGGAGGTGGCGAGCTGGACGCGGTACGTCGTCGAGCCGCGCGAGGCCGAGTTCTTCCAGGGCGACGCGCGGCGGCGGCACGTGCGGCTGCGCTACCGGCGGGAGGCGGACGCGGGGGTCTGGGAGCGGGAGCTGCTCTGGCCGTGACGGCCGCCCCCGCCCCGCGCGTCCCCTGCCGTCAGGTGACCGTGATCGCCTGGACCGGGCAGGCGCGGGCGGCCTCCCCGACCATGGGCCCGGCCGCAGGT
It encodes the following:
- a CDS encoding thiolase C-terminal domain-containing protein; the protein is MPSRTSSPRKVAVVGISLADCGRVDTATPYALHAQAARRALADSGLDRSVVDGFASAGLGTLAPVEVAEYLGLKPTWVDSTSVGGSTWEVMAAHAADAIAAGRADAVLLVYGSTARADIRAGRRTSSLSFGARGPLQFEVPYGHSLIAKYAMAARRHMHAYGTTPEQLAEVAVQARANAAANPDAMFRTPLTVDEVLSGPMIADPFTKLHCCIRSDGGCAVLLAAEEYVPDTAKGPVWILGTGEHVSHSAMSEWDDFTVSPAAVSGRLAFARAGVRPSDIDLAEIYDAFTYMTLVTLEDLGFCAKGEGGAFMEKGRTGLTGELPVNTDGGGLSACHPGMRGLFLLVEAVRQLRGEAGARQVRKPGGRLPELAVASGTGGWFCSSGTVVLGRG
- a CDS encoding pyridoxal 5'-phosphate synthase, which translates into the protein MSDTHESFLGLLHAQRVWDVDLPVFDPAAAPDAPLPLFHAWFAEAVAAGQAEPHAMTLATADAEGLPDVRTLMLHDADARGWHFATHSTSAKGRQLAARPYGALGFYWPAQGRQVRVRGPVTVCSPAESRADLHARSTGALASALVGRQSEVLGAVADLDRASDAAWDRARVEPDAEVASWTRYVVEPREAEFFQGDARRRHVRLRYRREADAGVWERELLWP